In Thermithiobacillus tepidarius DSM 3134, the DNA window AAACCCAACCCCCGACAACCCTGGGTGACCGTGTTGGCCCGCCCGGACACCTCTCCCTGGGGGAGAGGGCAGGGTGAGGGGACGACATGGCGAACGCCTGGTCATCGCCTTGGGACCATGCGGCTGGACCGGCCGTGGGAGCGGGCTTGCCCGCGATGGCTTACCCATCGGCACAATGGATCGCGAGCAAGCTCGCTCCTACATGTCGTGAACCAGCGCTGGCAAACTCGCTGCCGGGACAGCGATGGCGTGGCCCCCGCCCCGAATACCCCTCCCGCCGGGAGCGGTCAGGGTGAGGTGGCGGCGTGGGCGTTGTCCGATTGTCCGCACTGGCCCCGCTGCTGCCCACGCGCGCAGGAGGAACTGGCCCGCGATTCCTCATCCCGGCCGCCGGGTGATCGCGGGCCAGCTCGCTCCTGCATCCCCTGCCGGCGCCCGCGGGGCACGGTTGCTCTTGGCGGCGTTTGGCCCCCGTCCAAGCTGCTCGCCGGCAAAGCCCATCCGCTCTTCGCCCGATACCGCGCCTGATTCCCGGGCTCGACACTAACGAAAATCCACTCTGTCCGCGGGAAACGGTCATGCACAGCCACGGCAGCATCACGCCGGTGCAGATTCCGGCCGACGGCGTCCGGCTCGAAGGCGAGCTGGCGGTGCCGGCGGGGGCCTCCGCCGTGGTGCTCTTCGCCCACGGCAGCGGCAGCAGCCGCCACAGCCCGCGCAACACCTTCGTCGCGGGGATGCTGCGCCAGGCCGGGGTCGGCACGCTGCTTTTCGACCTGCTCACCGAAACGGAAGACCGCAGCTACGCCACCCGCTTCGACATCGACCTGCTGACCGAGCGCCTGCTCGCCGCCACGCGCTGGCTGCAAGCCCAGCCCGCCGTCCGCGGCTGCGCCATCGGTTACTTCGGCGCCAGCACCGGCGCGGCGGCGGCGCTGAAGGCCGCGGCCGCGTTGGGCAACGCCGTCTACGCGGTGGTGTCGCGCGGCGGGCGCCCGGATCTGGCCATGCCGCTGCTGGACCGCGTGCGGTCGCCCACGCTGCTGATCGTCGGCGGCTACGACGACGTGGTGATCGAGCTCAACCAGCAGGCCTACGAACAATTGCGAGCGGAGAAGGAACTGGTCATCGTGCCCGGCGCGACCCACCTCTTCGAGGAGCCGGGCACCCTGGAGGAAGTCGCGCGGCTGGCGGCCGACTGGTTCACGCGGCACCTGCCGGCGCGCTGAACCGCGGCGGCGCAACAGGTGCTGCGTCCAGCGAATCGCGGGCCAGCCCGCTCCCACAACGTCCGGCGCGAAGCGCAGGAGCGGGCTGGCCCGCGATCACCGCGCCACCTTGTCTCCACCCACCCCAAGGGCCCGAGGCGCCGTGCTCGCGGGTCCCCAACATCCTCTCCCCACGGGAGAGAATAGGGTGAGAGCCCGTCTCGGCCTGCCCCGGCAGCGCCCCTGGGCCGAGCGGGCTCATGGGCCGTACGCCCCATCCCGCTCTCCTACTGCCCCTCTCCCTGCCCCGGGCTCGGCTCCCGGCCGCTCTGCCGCAGGATCTCGACCACCTCCTCGTCGCTGACCTGGGAAAAATCCCGGAAGAACTGCCCCACCGCGTAAAAATGCTCGGGCGTGTGCAGGCAGACGACCTCGTCCGCCTCCCGCTCGATGCGCGCGATGGTGTCAGGCGGCGCCACCGCCGTGGCGGCGACGAGCTTGACGGGATGCTTGGCGCGGGTCGCGCGCAGGGCGGCGATCATGGTGGAACCGGTGGCAATGCCATCATCCACCACGATGACCACGCGCCCGGCCGGATCGATCGGCGGGTGCACCGGCGTGTACTGGGCCCGGCGCCGGCGCATGATCTCCATCTGCGCCTGCACCTCCGCATTGATGTAATCCTCGTCGACGCCGTAGCCGCGCGCGTAATCGCCCAGCGACACGTGTCCGGTCTCGTCCACCGAGCCGATGGCGAACTCCGGGTTGCCCGGCGCGCCGATCTTGCGCACCAGCACCACGTCCAGCTCGCCGTCCAACGCGTCGGCGATGATCTTGGCCATGGGCAGCGCCCCGCGCGGAATGGCCAGGATCAAGGGATTCCGACCCCAATAGACGGCCAGCCGCTCCGCCAGCAGCCGCGCGGCCTCTT includes these proteins:
- a CDS encoding dienelactone hydrolase family protein produces the protein MHSHGSITPVQIPADGVRLEGELAVPAGASAVVLFAHGSGSSRHSPRNTFVAGMLRQAGVGTLLFDLLTETEDRSYATRFDIDLLTERLLAATRWLQAQPAVRGCAIGYFGASTGAAAALKAAAALGNAVYAVVSRGGRPDLAMPLLDRVRSPTLLIVGGYDDVVIELNQQAYEQLRAEKELVIVPGATHLFEEPGTLEEVARLAADWFTRHLPAR
- a CDS encoding phosphoribosyltransferase, whose protein sequence is MLFQNREEAARLLAERLAVYWGRNPLILAIPRGALPMAKIIADALDGELDVVLVRKIGAPGNPEFAIGSVDETGHVSLGDYARGYGVDEDYINAEVQAQMEIMRRRRAQYTPVHPPIDPAGRVVIVVDDGIATGSTMIAALRATRAKHPVKLVAATAVAPPDTIARIEREADEVVCLHTPEHFYAVGQFFRDFSQVSDEEVVEILRQSGREPSPGQGEGQ